From Paenibacillus sp. PvR098:
CTCTCTCCAGCGCGGCGGATCAAAGGATAAGGAATCCGGCCCAATTTGCGCAGCTCCGTGCTGTCGAGCTTACGAAGCTCTTCGATGTCCGAATGCAGAACGTCGTGCGCAATAGCGGGCATGGTGTTCAGCCGAAGCACATTCAGCCGAGTCGTACATAAGTGGGGGCCTTCCAGTGTCTGATCCCGCAGACCGGAAACGCCCAGGGCACAGCCGTCGCAAACCCCTTGAGTCAGAATGCGGTAAGCGTAAGGAAGCTGGTCGCGATTGTCCCATACGACCTTTAATGTGTCACGAATATGCCGCGGCTTGATCCGATTGAGACCGAACGGCATTTTGCTGGCCCAAAGCTTGGGGTCTGGCATACTAGGCAGGCTGATGCGTCCTGAATGTTTCGTTTTACCCATGAATAATTACCACCTTTGATTGGAATTTCGTATGATTTGTTATGATCTATGGAATAAAAAAAGCCGCAAAGATCCCGCTCCCTTGAAGTCCGTTAGTCGGAATGAAGGAGTGGATCTATTGCGGCGGTTAGTCTTGAGCAGGTTCGCTGCCAAGTGCCAACGGCACATATTATGTTGGTTTGTATGCATTCGGCTCTATGACGAACTGAATTTCTTCTGAATGTCCTGATCGAATACAAAAATGCTCATGCCCAAATCTTTATCCAAATCGATGTCGACAAACAAATCAACGAATTGTGCCCCTAGAAGTTCTTCGATTTCGGTAGGGCGGTGCGCTCGGTACATTTCTTTAATCATTTCGGTCCGAGCCGTACGTAGCGCATGCTTGCCATCGGTTGCGGTGGCGATAAATTTCTCTACGGGAGACAGATGCCCCTCCATCTCGCAGATCGCCCAATTTTTGCAGAAGGTGGTGCGGATCTCGCGAGGCCCCTTACCGATATGGCGTTTGCGGAACGCCTTAACCAAATTGCTAAATTCGGCTTCTGTTTTATTCATTCGTGTACAGCTCCGTCTATGGCAACGTTTTCTGCTTACCCATTTTATCACGGCAGTAAGGCTGTTTCAAGAAAAAAAAGGTTTTGTGCGTTAGGCGGAGACGTTTTGCTTGATAGAGTCGCCCGGGTGCGGTACGATGAGGAGAGGAACGGAAGGACAGCTGCCCGGAATACTTGGTTTTTCGACGGGGATTGCCGGTGAACAGACCTTATATAAAAGGAAAAAATGAATTGAATTATTATACCTAAGAATGTATAATAATACATAGTTTTTATGTGGAGGGAACGGAACCATGTCTACGAAATTAAGAGCGGCCATCATCGGTTCGACGGGCTATGGCGGGGTAGAGCTTATTCGGCTGTTGCTAGCGCATCCGCATGTGGCCATTACTTCGGTGATCTCGTCTTCAAGCGCGGGGGCGCCGATCGCGGACGGATATCCGCATTTGAATCAAATATTGACCGACAAGCTGGATGCCGTAGATGTCGATTTGATCCGGGAGAAGGCAGATGTTGTCTTCTTGGCGACGCCGCATGGCGTTAGCACGGAGCTGTCCCCTAAGCTGGTTGATGCGGGGATGAAGGTCATCGATATCTCGGGAGATTTCCGTTTGAAATCCGGCAGAGATTACGAGACTTGGTACAAACACAAGCCGGCGGATCCCGCTTATATAGAAAAGGCAGTTTACGGACTGGCCGAGGTGTTCGCAGATGAGGTTCGGGACGCGGAGTTCATCTCCAACCCGGGCTGCTATCCGACTGCCACGCTGCTCGGTCTGGCACCGATTGCAGCCAGCGGCTTAATGGATCCGAAATCCGTCATCGCAGATGCCAAATCGGGCGTGTCGGGTGCGGGTCGGGGGCTTAGCCTGACGGTCCATTACGCGGAAATCAACGAGAATTTCCTTGCGTACAAAGTGAACAAGCACCAGCATACGCCGGAGATTGAGCAGACGCTGAGCCGGCTGGCCGGAGAAGAGGTCGTCATGACGTTTACGACGCACCTGGTGCCGATGACGCGGGGGATCTTGTCTACCATCTATGTGAACCTCAAAGAGCGCCGCAGCGAGGACGAAATCTTCGACCTTTATCGCAAATACTATGAGGGACGCCGGTTCGTCCGTATTCGCGACAAAGGAAAGTATCCGGCAACGAAGGAAGTATGGGGCTCCAATTATTGCGACATCGGCTTGTCCCTCGATCCACGGACTGGCCGTTTGACGATCATTTCAGTTATAGACAATGTAGTGAAGGGCGCCGCAGGGCAGGCGATCCAGAACTTGAACATCATGATGGGCTGGGATGAAACGACAGGTCTTGCGTTCACCCCGGTGTATCCATAACGCGCTAAGGAACGGTGAGGAGAAGGATGGCTATGATAGGGAAGGATTCGTTCGTGATCTTATCGGAAGGGTCCGTTACGACACCAAAAGGATTTCGTGCAGGCGGGCTGCACTGCGGTCTGAAGAAGACGGAGCGGTATGACCTTGGTGCGATTGTGTGCGAGGTCCCGGCTCAGGCGGCGGGTGTGTACACGCTGAACCAGTTTCAGGCGGCTCCGCTGCGTGTAACGCAGGAGAGCATCGCGCAGGGAGGAATGCTGCAGGCGATGCTCGTGAACAGCGGGAACGCCAACGCGTGCACAGGACAACAGGGCGAAGACGACGCCCGTGCGATGAGATCCGCTGCAGCCAAGGCATTCGGCGTAGCTGAGCATTTGGTCGGTGTCACGTCAACCGGCGTGATCGGCGAGCTGCTGCCGATGCCGAAGGTGCTGAGCGGCATCGAGAAGCTGCCGGTTGAGGTGAAAGCCGACGGCGGGGACGATTTCTGTCAGGCAATCCTGACAACGGATCTGGTGAAGAAGGAAATCTGCGTCAGCCTGACGGTGGATGGGCGAACGGTACATATTGCGGGTGCGGCGAAGGGCTCGGGCATGATTCATCCGAACATGGCCACGATGCTCGGATTCATGACGACGGATGCGAACATCGAGAGCGCACAGCTGCAGAAGCTGCTGAACGACGTAACGGATTCCACCTTCAACATGATTACGGTAGACGGCGATACGAGCACGAATGACATGGTTGTCGTCATGGCTAGCGGTCTTGCGGGCGGCGTAAGCCTGACGCCGGAGCATGAGGAGTGGACTGCGTTCGCGGCTGCGTTCAACTACGTTGGCGAATATTTGGCCAAAGCGATTGCTCGTGACGGCGAAGGCGCAACCAAGCTGATCGAGGTGACTGTTAGCGGAGCCGCTTCGAGGGAAGCGGCGCGTGCTATCGTCAAGACCGTGATCGGCTCGAGTCTGGTGAAATCCGCCTGCTTCGGAGCGGATGCGAACTGGGGACGGATCATCGCGGCGGTCGGACGCGCGGGTCATCCGGTACAGACGGAGACGGTGGACATCCGATTAGGAGACATTGTCGTGCTGGCGCAGTCGCGTCCGGTGAAATTCGATGAGGAACGGGCCGCCGAATATTTAAAGGGCGAGCTTGTGCAAATCCATGTCAATCTGAACATGGGTGACCAGAACGCAACCGGCTGGGGCTGCGATTTGACATACGATTATGTGCGGATCAACGCGGCATACCGGACTTAGCTTACAGAATTCAAAAGAGCTTATAGGAACAGTCAAGGGTATATTTTTGCGGCCTTGCCTTGAACTTGGTAGGGGATAGCCGATCTATAAAGGGGAAACGGTTCGGATGAGCAATTGTTTTGTGATGAAATGCGGCGGCAGCACGCTGGCTGCTCTACCTGATGGTTTTTTTGAGGATTTGAAAAGGCTGCAGGAGGAGGGTCTAATTCCGGTCATCGTCCATGGCGGCGGTCCGGCGATATCGGATACGCTCGGGAAGCTCGGCATCGAGACGGAGTTCGTGAATGGCTTGCGCCGGACGAATGAAGCGGTGCTGGATGTAGTCGAAATGGTACTTGCGGGACAAATTAACAAAGAGATTGTTCGCAAAATCCAGCGTTCCGGAGCTAAAGCGCTTGGTCTGTCCGGGGTGGACGGCT
This genomic window contains:
- the argJ gene encoding bifunctional glutamate N-acetyltransferase/amino-acid acetyltransferase ArgJ encodes the protein MAMIGKDSFVILSEGSVTTPKGFRAGGLHCGLKKTERYDLGAIVCEVPAQAAGVYTLNQFQAAPLRVTQESIAQGGMLQAMLVNSGNANACTGQQGEDDARAMRSAAAKAFGVAEHLVGVTSTGVIGELLPMPKVLSGIEKLPVEVKADGGDDFCQAILTTDLVKKEICVSLTVDGRTVHIAGAAKGSGMIHPNMATMLGFMTTDANIESAQLQKLLNDVTDSTFNMITVDGDTSTNDMVVVMASGLAGGVSLTPEHEEWTAFAAAFNYVGEYLAKAIARDGEGATKLIEVTVSGAASREAARAIVKTVIGSSLVKSACFGADANWGRIIAAVGRAGHPVQTETVDIRLGDIVVLAQSRPVKFDEERAAEYLKGELVQIHVNLNMGDQNATGWGCDLTYDYVRINAAYRT
- the argC gene encoding N-acetyl-gamma-glutamyl-phosphate reductase is translated as MSTKLRAAIIGSTGYGGVELIRLLLAHPHVAITSVISSSSAGAPIADGYPHLNQILTDKLDAVDVDLIREKADVVFLATPHGVSTELSPKLVDAGMKVIDISGDFRLKSGRDYETWYKHKPADPAYIEKAVYGLAEVFADEVRDAEFISNPGCYPTATLLGLAPIAASGLMDPKSVIADAKSGVSGAGRGLSLTVHYAEINENFLAYKVNKHQHTPEIEQTLSRLAGEEVVMTFTTHLVPMTRGILSTIYVNLKERRSEDEIFDLYRKYYEGRRFVRIRDKGKYPATKEVWGSNYCDIGLSLDPRTGRLTIISVIDNVVKGAAGQAIQNLNIMMGWDETTGLAFTPVYP
- a CDS encoding DUF2294 domain-containing protein — translated: MNKTEAEFSNLVKAFRKRHIGKGPREIRTTFCKNWAICEMEGHLSPVEKFIATATDGKHALRTARTEMIKEMYRAHRPTEIEELLGAQFVDLFVDIDLDKDLGMSIFVFDQDIQKKFSSS